GCAGCGATGCGGCTCATATGCGCATAGCCGGTGGCGAGGCCGCCGCCATGCTCCAGCCGCACATAATTGCCATGGCCGCCATGCCGCCCGGCATAGGATACCGTGCCGTCGGTCACGGCATAGATGGGCGAGCCGTAGCGCGCGGCGAAGTCCACGCCCGCATGCATCCGGGTATAGCCCAGGATCGGATGGCGGCGCTGGCCGTAGCCGGAGGAGATGCGCCCCGACACCGGCTGCGCCAGCACGCCGCGCCGTTCGCCGACGCCCGACGCCTCGAACCATTCGGTGCGGCCGCCGGTCGTCCATTTGAGCATGTCGATGGACTTGCCCCGCGCGCGCCTGAGGCCCGCATAGAGCAGGTCGCCCACCTCCACGTCGCCGGTTTCGGCGCGGCGAAATTCGGTCACGATGTCGTAGCGGTCGCCCGCGTGGATGGAGCCCAGGTCCATCTGTTGCGCGATGACGCGTAGGAACGCCTGCACCGCCTTGGGCGGCGCGCCCGCGGCGCGGGCGCTGTTGTAGACGCTGTCGCCCACCACGCCCTGGATGCGGAGCGGCGTGTCGTCGACGCGGATCGGGATGCGCTTTATCTGAAGCGCGCCGCCGATGCGGTTGATCTCCACCCCGAGGTCGAGGCGGGCGCGGAAGGCCAGATGGTCGAGCGGACGGGGCCGGTCGCGGCTGGCGCGGCGGCCAAGGATGATGTCGAGCCGGGTGCCCGCCTTGGCTCCACCCGTGAGGTCGCCCCCGACCAGCGCGTTGACCGTCGCCACGTCGCCGGCGCTGACGCCCGCGCGGGACAGGGCGCGGGAGAGCGTATCGCTGCCGCCGATCTGGGCATTGAGTTCGATCTGCGGGCGCTCGGGCGTCTGGCGGAGCGGCTGGACGGCATCGGTCGATCCCATGCGGTGCCCGCTGTCCGCGCCCAGCGCGAGCGGGGTGATCATCTGGCTGCGCACTTCGTCGAACTGCGGCTGCGTCATCAGCGGTCCGGGCGCGCCGGGCACGGGCTGGAAACCGGGAGAGAGATAAAGCGCCGTCGCGCAAAGGCCGAAACAGGTGGCGAGGCCGCGGAACCATGTGAGGCTGCCGACGCGCTGGCCAAGGTCGGGGACAAGCTCCACATCCTCCGCCCAGTCCCTGAGCCGGGCGCGCCAGTCGAGCGGGGCAGCGGCGCGACGGGATGCATGTTTCAGGGAGTCGGCGAGCCAAAGGGAGGCGGTCGCTCCCCCCTGTTGCGTTCCGA
This genomic window from Sphingobium cloacae contains:
- a CDS encoding M23 family metallopeptidase — its product is MFQENTFGTQQGGATASLWLADSLKHASRRAAAPLDWRARLRDWAEDVELVPDLGQRVGSLTWFRGLATCFGLCATALYLSPGFQPVPGAPGPLMTQPQFDEVRSQMITPLALGADSGHRMGSTDAVQPLRQTPERPQIELNAQIGGSDTLSRALSRAGVSAGDVATVNALVGGDLTGGAKAGTRLDIILGRRASRDRPRPLDHLAFRARLDLGVEINRIGGALQIKRIPIRVDDTPLRIQGVVGDSVYNSARAAGAPPKAVQAFLRVIAQQMDLGSIHAGDRYDIVTEFRRAETGDVEVGDLLYAGLRRARGKSIDMLKWTTGGRTEWFEASGVGERRGVLAQPVSGRISSGYGQRRHPILGYTRMHAGVDFAARYGSPIYAVTDGTVSYAGRHGGHGNYVRLEHGGGLATGYAHMSRIAAVSGQRVRRGQVIGYVGSTGLSTGPHLHYELYRNGRTVNPLSVTFTTTAQLAGRDLANFRARLAQIKGLRPGLRESFAQKAPIAAAAGT